ACTAAGGTTAAACAAAGAGAGGTGCATCACCATTCATGACTTCAAtgaattcaattattttttaaagatcAACACCATCTTGTCTTGTGTATGTTATTAACATGTTCAAACCACAACAAATCTGACACAAATTCTCCTTTGGTCCCTCAAGTGCAGTTTAACATGATGCGAGCATGCAACCTGATGGCAACTGTGGCTCTGACTGCTGGTCAGTTGATCTTCCTCCTAGGCCTAATGGAGCTGCCCTTCATCACACAGGAATCCCAGTGGTGGGAGGAGGCCATTGCTGCACTCTTCCAACTAGCCAGTGAGTAACAGCCTTTCCTATACCTTGTTTGCATAAAAAGCCTTGCATATGTAGGACTGTGCGTATACTATTCTGATGCTGAAATATTGAAGTTCAGATGCTGCACAACAAAGTTACATGGTCATTGGCAGACCATAAAAATGGGGCTACAGACTGAGAGAGCAAATCTGCCTGACTGATACTATGAAAACTACTCTTCTACAAAAGAAAGCAGACCTCTCTCTTCACATTTAggcattaaaaatgaaatgatgatgttttgaatgtatttttaacaactataacaataaaaatgtgtcaaataatcCACACTGGTAGAGGGAAAAAAGCTAGTGTTTCCAATTTTAGCACAGAGCAACCAAGACAAAACAATAGACCAAGAAAAGTGAAGATAGAAGAGAGACTAGGAAAAAACAAAGCGGGCCCTGCTCAGGATTAATTAACATTAGTGCAGGCACTGAGACACAACTCCTTCTCTTCAACTAGCACCCATCAATCCCACTATGCAGACTTGGCTGGCATGGCTTGTCCCAGTGCCCCTGTTGAGGaagtgtgctgtgttgtgtgctgtggTCACTCAGCTGCTTGGTATCAGAGTAGCAAAAAAAGGGGGTCTGCACTGGGTCTAATTTTAGTTCTAGTCCAGAATCCATGGGCCTGAGCTGCAGCTAGCCAGAGAGCGACTGTCGGGCGCCAGGATATCCCTGCTCAGGACGAGGAAATGTCTGTGACTACCTGTTATGCAAACCCCTGAgctgaagaaggaaaaagaggggagggagaATGGACGGGAAAGACAGTTTTCGACAGggactgtgtatttgtgtgcactGGCAGTAGGGAGTTTGTgcatacatgtttgtgtgtgttgtgattgtgtgtttataGTGCGCTTTAGTAGAGACACATGACAACAGGGTGGGATTTGCCTCTGTCTAGATAAGCTGGCCTCgcttttatgtctgtgtttacaAGATGTCAAGAGCAGCAGCAAATAAAGAATCTCCTTTTTATTGTATATTCAGCACGCTATGCAGCAGATAGGTCGGCTTTTATCTGGGGACCTTGGTTAGAGGACTGAGATCCACCCAATGTTACAGTGTTTTCCAACACCACCAGCCAAACGTACATGACCAAGAAGTCAAAGAAAAGACAAGGCATGACTAAGGAACACAGTGGCAATATAGACAAGGGACGAACAAAACCTCAACTTCCCTGAGAGCTAAAAATAATcatggaaaaaaatgtcatcTTCCAATTTTGTTCTCTTACCATGTATGGTCACAAAATCTGATGAGTAACCAGATGACATGTCCACAGCCAGAATTGTTAAACGTTGGATCTCAGTGGGAGTTCAAGAGTTTGTAGAAACACTTCTAATTTAAAACTACTTGCATGTTCCAGgacaatgtattaaaaaaagtaaagtttCTTCTTTGCCTTAACAATAATGGTTTGCTGTATTGAAGTGTGTTTTCCACAGTACTGTATAATATTTGACCTTCTAGACAgtttaatacaaaaaaataatagaaaGTCTGATCGTCCGAGTACTGACAGCTGTCAGTAGGCTTCTACTCCTTTAGCCCTCCCCCCCACCGAGCCTGTGAATGGGCTTCGGTTCTGAATGAATGGAGATATTTTTACCCATCGCTCTCTTTTCTCTggaatgttttcattttcacatgTGCCAAAAGCCTCCACAATTGTAAGCAAAGTGTGAGAGGCTGGAAAAACAATATTAAGCTCCACAGAGCGATATCTCAGCAACAGCGTTGGCTTGTGCACGATGAAAGCACGACACTGGCCACTTCACCCCTGGAGACAGCTCTGGAATGTGTTTTCTGAATGGACGCAGCTCCAACATGTCAAATGTCAACACTCCCTCTGAGATATAATTTCTTTTGATTTTGAGGAACTCTGTGGCTTAGTTCATATTAATGTGTAACTGTGCTTAAAAGAATAATCAGGCTAAGCAGGTTCCAGCAGTGATCAGTGGCCTTTAAGAATATTCCAAGACACGACTAACTGGAATAAGGGCAAAGGAGCCAAACATATTTCCAAGAACTCAGCCTTAATATGACActtatttttctctgtgacagATTGTGTCAAATATCCAGCAAATACATTAACCACAAAGCTTAGGGTGTGGtgaggaggaaaggaaggaaggatggaaaAAGGAGGAAGGGGAAGGAAATCTGAGAGATAAGTCTGTGCCAAAAAAGAAGTTCACACAGCCCACCCTGGCTGGAAACAGGACAGGAGATTATTCATTTTCTTGGATAAGGAGCCAGACAGGTTAAACACGAGCGGATTGAGCAAACAGTTGCATTCTTAGGCGTACACACAGTGGTAGACACGCAATGATACACAGACACAATTATTCACATCCTTACTTAAAACAATGAGAGCCATCATACTGTAGAGGTAGAGAAAGAAGTATAAATGAACTCCCTCCTTTGGTGCCGCTGCCTGCTCCAGGAAACTGACTGATTCATATCCTAAAGCACTAACATCCCTGTTTCCAGTGATTATTTTTGGTCCTTGTATTTATGCCACTGTGGATGGAGCACGTTTTCAGatgtttattattgttgaaCTACAGTATGGCTCCAGACCATAAAACAGACTGAAGTACACTTGAATACCATTCCCTTTATATGTATCTTTAATGGTAAAGAATGAGGAAAGGTGTGGGCTCTAAAGGCACTCAATAATGTCCTGAAAACAATGTTAAGATCAAAGAAACAACATGGAAGCAAAGGCTGTGGCTCTCTACTCTTGCATGCAAGCAGCAGTTCCTCATTGCGTGAGTTAAACTGTGCGACTCAAAGAAATCAGAAGATATTTCAAAGGCATTTCCGAGCATATAGTCATCCTCTGATATTTCTATGCTACTGAGAACTTTAATCTGGAGATCTCAGAAGTTCTTCCTAGGAGGAAACAGATTTCCTAATTCAAAGGCCCCACACAGAGCTCCAGCTGATCTGTGAAGAATAGTGAACATGAGGGATTGCACCAAGGCATTCACTTACTTCAGAATATCCAAGAAGTGCTGCTAGAATTTTCTCTATTTCTTTATAAATGTGAGCCAAAACACCAGATTTTCACACAAGTCATAAAAGCAGACAGACAAGccacaacaaataaaacaatattataCATCTGCTGATTTTTCTTTGGGCCATACTTTTACAGAAATTTAGAAAAGAGTTGACTCTAGAgtaggggtgtaagaaaaaatcgattctatgaaatatcgcgatattttatttgcagatactggtatcgatttaagttgtggccaaattgattttttattattatttaagaaCAAACATTAATTCCAACATCTTACTTTTGgggtgcacactgtctctttcagtTAAAAACAATTTGAATGTGAGATACAGTGCATTGTGCATtgttcttataattaaaataattatagttaaacattttgttctgagTGAAAGATGTATTAGtagtattcagatgaggctttccaaacaatCTTTCCATActcttaaatatatatatatatatatatatatatatatatatatatatatatatatatatatatatatatatatatatatatatatatatatatatatatatatataaaatcgcaATATATATCGTTATATCgtttgttacagtatcgggatatatcgtattgtatcgtgacatgtatcgtatcgccagattcttgccaatacacagccctactCTAGAGTGCATTGTTACTGTCTGCAGGCTCATCATACTTATTGTTGTGACTATGTAAGCCATGGGTTTTTAGTAAGTATTAGTACGCTAATGTGCTGAGCTGAATGACGGAGAGTGTCATAAACCATTTTCTTTAGCTATGCTAAGTAACCACTATGCCTCAAGAGAACTGCTAGGAAGTCATTTCTTCATAACTGACCATTCCTCATAATTATTCCTCAGTATTTGCACACTGCAGCTCTCATAATATATGAACATACATCTTCCTTTTAGATTGAGGTGTAGGCAAAGATCAATGTATTTTCAGTAAGCTCAATCTGTTCTGTCTTTGCTCCCACTCAGGTTTTGTGCTGGTGATTGGACTTGTGACCTTCTACAGGATCGGGCCTTACACGCACCTGTCCTACTCCTGCTACTTGGACATAGCTGCTTGCCTGCTGGCCACATTGGCTGCAGCCATGCTCATCTGGAACATTTTACATCGGCGTGACGACTGCCTTGCACCTCGAGTTATAATCATCAGTCGCTCACTAGCATCACCCTTTCACCCACGCCTAGACAATGACTATGTGGAGTCACCTTGTTGAGCCGCGAGACCTTTAAAAACAAGGCGATCATCAGAACTAACAGGCTACAGCGACAAGACTGTGCTCTCCATTGTTCAGGTTTAACTCCAGTGACATGACTCTCACCAGAGGAAGACATTTCTGCGTAACAGCTGGACCAACATGTACCTGCACTCATATTCAATCCTCCTCCCACAATAAGGATATCAGAATTATTTTGCTGCTTAGTGCACTGAAAACACATATTATActaaagcaaataaataaagcagtCCTAAAGTTCCAGGCATCTATATAAGTGAGTCACTCCCCTGAGTGACGTTTAAGGTATTTACACATGGGTGAGCTGTTTGATAACTAATTTGGATTATGAAAAGATCAAGCTGGAACTTGACCTGCTTTGTTAAAGGTGCACTTGTTAAATGGTCTCCTgcataattaattaattggAAATATATATGACATATATTGAAATTCTAATACCAGAATACCTCATATTTGTctacatcttttaaaaaaacattagttTTAATACATATTAATATTAGTGATATATGTTGCAAATAGGTTGGTAAACTAACAAGGCAAAAGCAGAGTGTGTCAACTTTAGCTTTAACTTTTTCATTGTGCTGCTTCAAAATACATTTACTAGTTTAAAATAGATACTGAAAGATCGCAGTTTGATCAAATTGCTAAAAGACATTCACTCTGTGAGTCCTTTTTACTCTTGAAACAAGGAAAATAAGAAGGCAAATGAActgaaaatgaatattttttgAATTGATGTTGTCTTTTTGGAGCATTTGTTGTTAAATATATGGTTACAACTAAAGCTGCAGTTTGAACTGACAGATATATCTTTGCATCTTTTTCACTTTTCAAGAAGCTTTTCATATGAAACTCTGCTCGCTTGtggtacatactgtatatgtaaattaatataatataatatagaaaaATAGAACAGTGCTATCAATAGTAGCAGTATTATTGTGACCATATCACTCTTCTGCAAATAGTTCCAGGCTATCTGTGGGTCTTCCACATAACAGcacactaaaataataatatatcatgtaataaataaatttatTGATAAATATTCAAACTCAGTGcctgttgttgtctttgtttctctctctctctcttcgcaGTTTGATGATTTTATGAAATGACTGTAACATAATGCAGCCAGTTATGACTATAGCATCATATCAGTATCAGTGGGAACACTTCCTCAGGTTCTTCCGGATGAAAAGggggagtttttctttttaaatagaCATAGCAATACAAAAGACAGCGAGACAAGGCTTGCATTAATATCGGTAGATAGCCCTGTAGCATGTCACCTAAAAGTCAAGGACAACATGAATGAGAGGAAGTACCACAGTCTGGCCTGAGTAAGACATTCCAACCTGTATCTGCTCTACTGATTTTAACAGCGGGGGGGGACTTTCATACTGAGAATATTTGGTTTGAATAAAGTCTATTATATCTTTTCAGAACATCCAGGGACGAAGTTGAGTCAAGTCCTATTTTCTGAGATAATTATGTATAGTATGCAGCTCACCCACACAACTGTGACTTGGGTACTTGACCTTGTCTAGCATCTCCAACAAATTATATTATGAGACTTTACATAGATGTACAAGCTGTGCTCACAAGCCAAACTCAGACTTGAATATGAGAACCTTTGTTGATTATAGGGTCTAAATCACAGTCATGTCCCAGAAGATACAGGTTACTGCCGCAGGAAGTGCATATTCTCGTGGGTGGAGAAATGCAGGAATTGAACAATACAATAccaatcttaaaaaaaaagcactagTAAAAATAGCCATCAATGAGGAACTTAGTAAAGCTGTCATCAGGCCTATTAAACTCATTGGAATATCCGGCCAGTGGAATATGCTGTTTtcccatttgtttgtttttatgctttttttccCTTAATGTTGCGTAATGTTTGTACGTGCAAGAGCAACACACGGCAGAGTAAGTGCCATGAATCACGTATTCACCAAAAGATAATATCAGATCACTGGCAAAGTTGCGTATGCATTTCTGTATGcaggactgaacacacacatcctttttGTGAGCTAATTTAATGTTTGGGAGAATGGGAAGGGCACTCCTTTTGGGCCACACTGGCATGaagaccttgtgtgtgtgtgtgtgtttagaaaaGTACATCCCTTTAGAACACACCCGCACACTAACAGAAGCTGTTACATATATACACACGAAGAGTTCCTTCCCtcagcagagacacaaaaaagtGCTTAATCATGTCCTGTATACAATCTGTTTCATGTACCTACATAAGTACAAATAAAGTTTGGTTTTGGTGGATGTAATTTGGTCAAACAATTATGGTGTGATCGATTTGTTTATGCATAATGTATTTATGGGAATAACAATTTGCCAGACTGTCAAAGTTGATCAAATATCTGATTCTAAATAAAGGCTGCGTGAATTGATCAGACTTGAGGATACCATTAATGATTACAGATGTACTGTGCTAGTTTGCCCTTAAGTGTCTGAGGTGATGAGTGACACAAGAAGGGGAGAAAGGCAAGTGGCAACAATGCCTCCTTTTCTACATATGTCAAAAGCAATTTGTGAACAGCTCGCCCACTGTAAACCATTGTGGAGCATTCCGAGAAGAGTCAAGGCTGTGGTAACAATGTGTGCTTTGCTTAGCCTTTGAACTAAGGCCCATGTGGAAAAGACTAGCGGGGATGTGATGACAGTGATCAAACAGAGGGATGTGTCCCCAGCCGGTACAATATCCTGCATGTCTTTTCTCTGTGCTGACAAATGCATGCATGATGTGCACATATTCACGTCCTACCTCTTGATGAGCTTGATGGACTTAAAGGCTTCATCCATGTCACCAATAGTCAGGTAGAAGCTGAAGTTGAGCATAGCATCACGGGTGGCCTTCTCACAGTTCTCCAGACCCACAAAGTCTCTGAGTGCTCGTCTGGACACCATATGGGGGAATGGGGCTGGTGCTTTTTTTGTCAGTTGGGTCTGCTGTGAGGCTGATGAAACCTGTGTTACACATGAATCCGGCTCCCCAGGCTGAGGAGTGTCAGGAAGATGGTGTTACAATTAGCAACCATATGACTAAAAGCCATAATAATACTGAAACAATTTCATGGGGACAGACGTTGGGGGTTAGAGGCAGAGCAAACCAAACAACAAGGGATCACCCACCACATCTATTCATAACTACTGGACACAGGTCAGTGAATTCTAGACATCCATGGATGCATTTGTGCTACTGCTCGTGCAGAGTCAgtattttaattttcttcttaAATGCGGCACAAGGCATACACAATCACTGTTATTTGGGAGTCACAAACATCAACGCTTGCTGAACCATCTACAGGGGACACTTACTTCCGATCGAAAAACACCACCGCTCCGATATACTAGCTGGGGTGTGAGTTTCACAtacaaataacaataaaagtaaacagacacacaatgaatatgtaaatatatgaaTTTTCAAGATGTGCAATGAAAAAGCCTTATCATCTTTGCTGCGAAGACAACACAAatgcataatgtgtgtgttctctcctcTCACCTTGCAGGTAAAATAGTAGTAGGGCACATCAAGAGCAAGAAGGGTCTGCAGGCCTGAAGGTTTGGGGTAGCAGTCCTGCAAGAGGAGCCCGTGCTCCTGTGTACAGAAGagtgtcaccacaaacacatccacctACGGGAACGGGAAAAGAGGACATAGTTATAGTGCAACATAGACATAGTCACGCCAGGTCTAAAATCTACCAAAATGTTTTACATAACTTGTTTTGTCCACAAAGACACATAAGCCAATATACTTGTAAAGGAATTGTCTTTACCATATCCAGGTAACCATTTGATGAGGATTCAGAGCTGATTGGCACTGTCTCACAAACAAAAAGACGAGGTTCACTCTCATCCCAGAAGTGAGACACAGGACAACGACCGCTTAGGTCTGTCCCCTGTGACTCCTgcctgaaaaaggaaaaaaagaaccaAAAAGAATATAGTGTGCGTAAGGATAAAGATCGAGAAGATCATTTATATTGATGAAAACAAGTGCAATTACTTTTCACTTTCTTCTGGTTGTGAGATACCGCTGGATGGTCTGCCAGTGAAGAAGTCAAAGTGTGTCACAGTGTCCATCTCAACATCATAAAAGTACACTTTGTGATCTGGCCGCCCATTAACCTGAGAGAAAAGGATGTACATTCATCTCAATGAATATATTTAATCTTCCATAAAAAGCAGCATTGTCATCATGATTTCAACAATAAGAGTGAGACTGTATGTTCACCTGAGAAATTAAGATGCTGACTTGGCTGCCATTGGCATTACACTTGACTGACCTCAGGGCTCCCAGATTGGAAATCTGGTCAGCTAGGTTCTTAGAACTGCTGTGAGCTTTGGCATCTCTACAAACATGCAAAAAGAAACATGTACAGAAAAATGCAATAAACTGTAGGGAGTTATTTTCTAACTTTGGAAAGCGACCACATACCTTCTGGAGAGGTCAAAAACTCTGATGTATGCTGTGTCTGTGCCTACCACCAGGTAAGACTGGCACACATTAAGCAGCACAGGGTTTCCCTCTGCCTTGGAGAAGGTTAAGAGTTGCTTCACAGTGCCctagagggaagagagagaaaaaaatcatggttccATTAGGACAATCACTTGCAGGCAAGTGTAACGTTAAGATTACTCATCCATGTGTGAATAAGAACAGAAAATAGCGCATTGCTATCAAAGTGAGTAAACAGACCTGTGGCGTGCGAATTTGTACCCTGTTGGGTTCCACGGTGTACAGGTTCTCACCGTGTACAGCTACCACATGGGAATCACAAGGAAAGGAGCCTAGGAAATCAGAAAGAAGGTGGTAAAATAACCACATCTGTATCATATGCTGTTTGGACTGTGCCATAATTTTTTGTTCAGAATTGTACCTGTGCTGCGTAGAACTATGCCAGAAAGCTCATACACAGTCACCTGCTTGCCATTCCAGACAGTCACTGAGTCCTGTTTTTCGACATAAAAGAGTTACTTTAACATCACGATTAAAATTTATGAATAACCAAAATTCATAATTCACTATTTACAGTTTTACCTTGGTTACACACACTCCCTTTATGTGCATATCAGACTGCAGAGCAAGGTGCACTCCTGTGGTGAACTGAGAGATGCTGAGCTGTGTTGGCGTGAGCtgcactgctgccacctgctggctgaaGTGGGCTGACATCACATGCTCACACAGGATCAGCACTGTGTTGGAGTTGTTGGCTGCCAGCAGATTCAGGCTGGAGCCCCACTGAAATCAAAGGTTTGAGTAAACCTCCTAAACCACAGAATACTGTGCATATCATTgctatatactgtacatatataGCTGTTAAGTGAACACAGAACCAGAGATTACCTGTAGCTGAGTGACATTTCCCTCTATTTCAGTAGGTGTCTGCAGTTTCCACTGGGCCTTTGtgttgcttctgctgctgcctggctgcaccaccatcctccacATTGCTATGCGTCCATGGGTGGTACCAGCTGCTAGGATTTCTAGGGATTAAAcaatgttatgttatgttatgttatgttatgttatgttactGTACATACAAGGTTGGGGTTTTTACATATATGATATAAAGCATGATAACAAGGGAAAGCAAAAAACACAGTTACCTTTTCCAGGACAATGTGAAACACAGTTGATCAGCTCTCCCTTCTCAAACCCCAGAGTCTCATCAAGAGACAAAACATAGTTGTCATCTCTTTCCAGGTCCCAGAGCCTAAATAATTCAAGGGGAGGATTATTACTCAAGTTTCCAATAAGGAATGGTTGCGTATACAAACTGTGTATGTACACTGACCTGACCATATGTTCTCCAGTCGCTGTGATGAGGAGGCTGTTCTCTGTCCATACAATGTCTACATTCTGCCCGGACCTGCTACTCAACTTAACCTGTCAAAACGCACATGATTTACAGGCTAATTGCATAATAAATAAGCACAATTAAATACATCTAAAAAGGTTGTCCCCATTACGCTATTCCTAATACAGCATTACTGATTCCAAATCCTTTATCTTTATGTTGAAATAGATACAAAGATAAGAATACCTTCATAAACTCCTGTGCTCCACCCTCAGGTCCAAAAGTGTACTGTGACAACATGAGGTTCTCTGTGATCACTGCGAGAGTTTCTCTCATTTCAATATAAATAAGTTTCTTGATGGAGCCCTCCACACTGAGGAGTGGGGTCGTCTTACAATGCTCATCCACACTATGGACTTTACCTGTGTACATAGGACAAAGGAGAGATTCCTTCACACAGAACTCTGCTATTGTTGGTAATGACTGTATTTAAAATCAAGACTTTTTACAACCCAAATGACCCAAAGAAGGACTATTACCATCTGCAGTGCTGACATAGAATGCAAGTCCCTCTTGTGGTCCCATCTTTAAGGGTGCTCCCTTCCAACTGAACATGTCCAGAGCATTCTCATCTCCACTCACTGATGCTCGAGCCAGTTTAGCCACATCACTGTAAAAGGTGCAAGTATCAGCAAACAAGAAATTCAAGTCAAGAAAGTCTAGTGATATCACAATGTTTCTGATCCAGATTTAGTGACCTAAAAAGAAGCAGTCAACTACTTACTCCCCCGGAGAAGCTGGTCTGAAGATGCAGCAAGTTAAAGGTTTATTGTATTCATGCTTTACAAGATGGTTTCCTTGAAGTCTCCCTCTGGCATCCACCTTCCATACTGCCAGAACTCCAGTCTGTCAATGAATAATGACAATAGTTCAGGCTATACATCGGTACCCTGATATTTCTATAACCTGGCTCAGGCTATAAATGAATCTGTTTTAGATGACATATACACTTTATCTGTAACACACTCACCTGATCACCAGTGACCAAACGGCTACCAGAGCTACTCCACTCCAGCAGTGTGATGCAGACTGTATGTATGCTGGGCAGGACTGTTTGATCTCCAGAGGGGTGTGTCAGCAGCACTACCTCTCCATTCTCCCAGCCCAGCGCCAACACTGGTTTTGTGGGATGCCAGCGCAGTACTTCAGGCTGATGTGGTCGTTGTACATGGCAGCTCTCGACATACTCTCCCTGTAAATGGACATAAGCAGTTTAAAGTAGAGTTGATATGATAAATATGTATACCACTGATAATATTCATGTGCAATaatgacaaaacacacagtgcattttGAATTCTTAGTGCTTACCTGCTGCAGGTAGAGGTCAACGTTGCCTCCTGTGGCAGGGTTGCTTGAGGCAACTGCCAATACAGGAAGAGCCGAGTGCCAGGCTAACTGAAAGGGCACATTACTGCTCTCAGGGGCTTCGATACGGTGAtcaaaatacaccgccatgaccCCAGGGTATCCCTCTAAATTAGAAAAATGGGAGCTGTCTGAAACCACAAGTATTCACATTTTCAGTTAGTTGTTCGTACGTGTGTCAGTTATCTCAttcacactgtaaaaatgtattaaatgaaACGCCAAATAGCAGCAACCAACAGCAACCAGTGATTCACAAACTAGGCTACTGGGACTAATGACAGTACTTGCTAAGTAGTTCATTTAGTTACTATTTTATACGAATAAACAAAGAAGGCTTAGAGGAATATATGTATCCTCTGTAAAACGTCCGTACAATCAGCTGACATTTATTCTGGCGGCGTTAAGTGGGAAAACAAGAGACATAAATTAGCGTTAACTAgctgctagcattagctaagCTAAAGATAGCTTGTAAGCGTAAGCATTCATAACTGGCGCTCACAAACGCAGAGTGAAGTTGACTGTTTTCTTGAGTTACTGTAGAATTACCTTTTCTTCAGCTAAACGCTAAGCAATGATTCCAACTTGAAAAGCTTAACGACATCGACTCTTTCTACCACTGCTGCCGTGTAGCCTCCTGTGTAAGCATTTAGCGTCTCTCCCAGTTGCCCCTGACAACCTCGTCATTGGACAGGAGGCGGGGCGACGGAAAACAACGAGCATCCCCGAGTGATTGTCGAATATTGTACTTACAGAAAATACCGAGCAATGCTGACAACTTGTCGAAGACAGCGCTCAACATaaaatattatgaaatataaaaatgatataatatatatttatgtaagaAATGCcttgtacaagaagggccagagaaggctctacctgctgaggagacatcggtgctgtttttttggagtgaaaggggcactcctgaagaacTTTTATGACTCtatggtggcatcagtcattctgtacggtgtggtctgctggaacagcagca
This window of the Parambassis ranga chromosome 6, fParRan2.1, whole genome shotgun sequence genome carries:
- the tmem204 gene encoding transmembrane protein 204; protein product: MAVQRLVAAAVAVALLSLVLNNVAAFTPSWVLQALDDGRKRSVGLWKMCPTGGEKGRDDLQAGRRVQGSQRQCEGIGWGSEYAGYQESRSTVKLQFNMMRACNLMATVALTAGQLIFLLGLMELPFITQESQWWEEAIAALFQLASFVLVIGLVTFYRIGPYTHLSYSCYLDIAACLLATLAAAMLIWNILHRRDDCLAPRVIIISRSLASPFHPRLDNDYVESPC
- the ift140 gene encoding intraflagellar transport protein 140 homolog, with amino-acid sequence MAVYFDHRIEAPESSNVPFQLAWHSALPVLAVASSNPATGGNVDLYLQQGEYVESCHVQRPHQPEVLRWHPTKPVLALGWENGEVVLLTHPSGDQTVLPSIHTVCITLLEWSSSGSRLVTGDQTGVLAVWKVDARGRLQGNHLVKHEYNKPLTCCIFRPASPGDDVAKLARASVSGDENALDMFSWKGAPLKMGPQEGLAFYVSTADGKVHSVDEHCKTTPLLSVEGSIKKLIYIEMRETLAVITENLMLSQYTFGPEGGAQEFMKVKLSSRSGQNVDIVWTENSLLITATGEHMVRLWDLERDDNYVLSLDETLGFEKGELINCVSHCPGKEILAAGTTHGRIAMWRMVVQPGSSRSNTKAQWKLQTPTEIEGNVTQLQWGSSLNLLAANNSNTVLILCEHVMSAHFSQQVAAVQLTPTQLSISQFTTGVHLALQSDMHIKGVCVTKDSVTVWNGKQVTVYELSGIVLRSTGSFPCDSHVVAVHGENLYTVEPNRVQIRTPQGTVKQLLTFSKAEGNPVLLNVCQSYLVVGTDTAYIRVFDLSRRDAKAHSSSKNLADQISNLGALRSVKCNANGSQVSILISQVNGRPDHKVYFYDVEMDTVTHFDFFTGRPSSGISQPEESEKQESQGTDLSGRCPVSHFWDESEPRLFVCETVPISSESSSNGYLDMVDVFVVTLFCTQEHGLLLQDCYPKPSGLQTLLALDVPYYYFTCKPGEPDSCVTQVSSASQQTQLTKKAPAPFPHMVSRRALRDFVGLENCEKATRDAMLNFSFYLTIGDMDEAFKSIKLIKSKAVWENMARMCVKTRRMDVARVCLGNMGNARAAKALKEAEAEAEPEAQVAMLAIQLGMLEDAEKLYKSCQRYDLLNIFYQASGQWQQALEIAESHDRIHLRTTYYNYAKYQESMGDKILALAYYEKSDTHRVEVPRMLQDDISSLEIYVNKMKDKSIYKWWAQYLESQSDMDSALHFYECAQDYLSLVRVHCYMGNIQKASEIANNTGDRAASYHLARHYEGHDDIKQAVHFYTRAQAYNNAIRLCKENGLDDQLMNLALLSNPEDMMEAACYYEEKGAQMDRAVALYQKAGYVSKALELAFATQQFSALQVIAEDLNENSDPALLARCSEFFITHSQYEKAVDLLVAAKKYQQALELCVNQNLTITEELADRMTPADASEEASRGLAEKIADCCMRQGNYHLATKKYILASNKHKAMRALLKSGDTEKIVYFAGMSRQKELFIMAANYLQSLDWRKNPDILKTIITFYTKARALDLLAGFYEACAQVEIDDYQNYEKALDALMEAFKCFSKSKDASSGQQEVRLADLQHKITLIKKFVHIRRLYDENPGEAARLCEALLEEPELDPAVRIGDAFGFLVDHHCHQGNLQAAYHKLEELQKLLPSQNLRHFISQSSLEALQKEMGISISRGDHRNSVKEEDEVEEDLNVS